The sequence GGGCTTGTGGCGGAGAACAAAAGAACGTTATACGGCATTGCCTACAGCTATCTCCGCAGTGAATCGGATGCGCTTGAAATGGTGCAGGAGGCGACCTGTAGGGCTTGGGTCAAACGCAATAGCCTAAAGGATGAGGGCCGGTTCACCCCGTGGCTTATCCGAATTCTAATTAACTGCTGCAACGATGAACTGAAGCGCAGAAAACGGGTGATTCCCTCTGAAATACAAGGGAGCGAGTCCGGTGTAATTGAAATGGCGAGTGACCGCAAGCTGGACATGGAGCGGGCGCTGGACGGCGTGAAGCCAAAGTACCGGCAGGTGCTTGTTCTGAAATATTACCGGGATATGACGCTGATTGAAATTGCGGAGGTGTTGGGGAAAC is a genomic window of Paenibacillus durus ATCC 35681 containing:
- a CDS encoding sigma-70 family RNA polymerase sigma factor; this encodes MESLIKEESVILSDEDSFFGLVAENKRTLYGIAYSYLRSESDALEMVQEATCRAWVKRNSLKDEGRFTPWLIRILINCCNDELKRRKRVIPSEIQGSESGVIEMASDRKLDMERALDGVKPKYRQVLVLKYYRDMTLIEIAEVLGKPEGTVKTWLNKGLKQLRDKMKGKGDDRYV